A genomic window from Gemmatimonadaceae bacterium includes:
- a CDS encoding lysylphosphatidylglycerol synthase transmembrane domain-containing protein — protein MAPPRAPSMPPASHTAGAVPSPTAPGRARTVLGRFLRVAVSLATIVLLVVAARHVQWGVTWREIRTASPQLLVAALVVNLVSLALKGVRWWLFLRRVGAPSFGLALKATFAGAGLNNVLVANGGEAAQVVFVARATHVSHSKVLATLTLDRLTGFVGYVLVVVLGLWVLPLPGEVARWRPEATATLAALAALMIVLYRMDIGEGLAATGGRRFEKLRGHGRTFMHTISHLSTGASIVQALLLSVGSWVLQIATFHLTAAAVHFPITLTGSVAAVIAVNLGFVVHLTPGNVGLFQALYAAAAVAFGFNQSAAIAVAILIQAQQILPVTVIGIALAPEFIFKRHRPLDAAL, from the coding sequence ATGGCTCCGCCGCGCGCCCCCTCGATGCCGCCGGCTTCACACACGGCCGGAGCGGTGCCCAGCCCCACGGCACCGGGCCGCGCGAGGACCGTGCTCGGCCGGTTCCTGCGCGTCGCGGTCTCGTTGGCCACCATCGTGCTCCTGGTGGTGGCCGCCCGCCATGTGCAGTGGGGAGTCACCTGGCGGGAGATCCGAACGGCGTCGCCGCAACTGCTCGTCGCGGCCCTCGTCGTGAACCTCGTCTCGCTGGCGCTCAAGGGCGTGCGGTGGTGGCTGTTCCTGCGACGCGTCGGCGCGCCATCGTTTGGGTTGGCGCTCAAAGCGACGTTCGCGGGAGCGGGGCTCAACAATGTGCTGGTGGCCAACGGAGGCGAGGCGGCGCAGGTCGTCTTCGTGGCGCGCGCGACGCACGTGAGCCACTCCAAGGTGCTCGCCACCCTCACGCTCGACCGGTTGACCGGATTCGTGGGGTACGTGTTGGTGGTGGTGCTGGGCCTCTGGGTGCTGCCGCTGCCCGGGGAGGTAGCGCGCTGGCGGCCCGAGGCCACGGCCACCCTCGCCGCCCTCGCCGCGTTGATGATCGTGCTGTATCGCATGGACATCGGCGAAGGGCTTGCCGCGACGGGCGGCCGGCGCTTCGAGAAGCTGCGCGGGCACGGCAGGACGTTCATGCACACCATCTCGCACCTGTCCACCGGGGCATCGATCGTACAAGCGCTGCTGTTGTCGGTGGGATCGTGGGTGCTGCAGATCGCGACGTTTCATCTGACGGCGGCGGCGGTGCACTTTCCCATCACCCTCACGGGGTCGGTGGCCGCGGTGATCGCGGTGAACCTGGGATTCGTGGTGCACCTGACGCCGGGGAACGTGGGCCTGTTCCAGGCGCTCTACGCCGCGGCGGCCGTCGCGTTCGGCTTCAATCAGAGCGCCGCGATCGCGGTGGCCATCCTCATCCAGGCGCAGCAGATCCTGCCGGTGACGGTGATCGGGATCGCGTTGGCGCCGGAATTCATCTTCAAGCGGCACCGACCGCTCGACGCCGCCCTATGA
- a CDS encoding EAL domain-containing protein, producing MAREQGLQRQLLKHVLRNSGGMSAGELLFDPVTALPGLPLFVRQVEEALRSRKTVGILTVNIARFSKLEDVYGWELFDGIVRGVAHALREIKDESLRKDDALAELTINGNVFILMLSPARTARTFKFSDLLMIKARIAERLDAHVAKTLHPDLVYRFNYFIGAAMMKKDPAVRLERLIYRTIDEALADATSEEHELVRRRARKLRAILTGRRLITQFQPILDLRSHRVLGYEALSRGPKGEFTSPDVLFRIAYEADLVVKLDAVCRGNAVRSIGKLESDQLLFINMEPSSIFDPRLMESIPARRRSQIVFEITEHAAIADFQTFRQAVQIVKQCGLKFAMDDVGSAYSGLRIVSMIEPDFIKLDMELTREARHNRVKLELLKAMVGFCADARIPMIVEGIETPEELDTVTQLGVQLVQGYLIGRPAALPVRGKARPARAIPS from the coding sequence GTGGCCAGAGAACAGGGGCTCCAGCGCCAACTGCTCAAGCACGTGCTGCGCAACTCCGGTGGCATGAGCGCGGGCGAACTGCTGTTCGACCCCGTCACCGCGCTCCCCGGGCTGCCGCTGTTCGTGCGGCAGGTGGAGGAGGCGCTCCGTAGCCGCAAGACGGTGGGCATTCTCACGGTCAACATCGCCCGGTTCTCGAAACTCGAGGATGTGTACGGCTGGGAGCTCTTCGACGGCATCGTCCGCGGGGTGGCCCATGCGCTCAGGGAGATCAAGGACGAATCGCTGCGAAAGGACGATGCGCTCGCCGAGCTCACGATCAACGGAAACGTGTTCATCCTGATGCTGTCGCCGGCCCGGACCGCGAGGACGTTCAAGTTCAGCGATCTGCTGATGATCAAGGCGCGCATCGCCGAGCGGCTCGACGCCCACGTCGCGAAGACCCTGCATCCGGACCTGGTCTACCGGTTCAATTACTTCATCGGCGCGGCGATGATGAAGAAGGATCCCGCGGTCCGGCTGGAGCGGCTGATCTATCGCACCATCGACGAGGCGCTCGCCGACGCGACGTCGGAGGAACACGAACTCGTGCGGCGGCGGGCGCGCAAGCTGCGGGCGATCCTCACCGGCCGCCGCCTCATCACGCAGTTCCAGCCCATCCTCGACCTCCGCTCCCACCGCGTGCTCGGGTACGAGGCGCTGAGCCGCGGGCCGAAGGGGGAATTCACCTCGCCGGACGTGCTCTTCCGGATCGCCTATGAGGCCGACCTGGTCGTCAAGCTCGATGCCGTGTGTCGCGGGAACGCCGTGCGCTCGATCGGCAAGCTGGAGTCCGATCAGCTTCTGTTCATCAACATGGAGCCGAGTTCGATCTTCGATCCCAGGCTCATGGAGTCCATCCCGGCGCGTCGCAGGTCGCAGATCGTTTTCGAAATCACTGAACATGCCGCGATCGCCGACTTCCAGACCTTTCGACAAGCCGTGCAGATCGTGAAGCAGTGCGGCCTCAAGTTCGCCATGGACGACGTGGGGTCCGCGTATTCGGGGCTGCGCATCGTGTCGATGATCGAGCCCGACTTCATCAAGCTCGACATGGAGCTCACGCGCGAGGCGCGGCACAACCGGGTGAAGTTGGAGCTCCTCAAGGCCATGGTGGGCTTCTGCGCCGACGCCCGGATCCCGATGATCGTCGAGGGGATCGAAACGCCGGAGGAGCTGGATACGGTGACCCAACTCGGCGTGCAGCTGGTGCAGGGGTACCTGATCGGCCGTCCGGCGGCGCTTCCGGTCAGGGGAAAGGCGCGGCCGGCGCGTGCGATCCCGTCATAG
- a CDS encoding sterol desaturase family protein yields MSPIDQPPDSWLVRLSESRGNYWATYAMDLSLMLFFLAWDVLRLRVGGIEIAGLFVAGVFAWTFSEYVFHRWVYHVPGLAITRRGHDRHHENPTAYIAMPFIVTPILFVPLQQFVATGLGVHGFSALLAGWFAGFVGYSFFHHSLHHYKLPFAWYRHLQSQHRIHHAIPEVNFGVTMRYWDRLFGTAFSKQA; encoded by the coding sequence ATGTCCCCGATCGACCAGCCGCCGGACTCGTGGCTGGTGCGGCTGTCGGAATCCAGGGGCAATTACTGGGCGACGTACGCGATGGACCTGTCGCTGATGCTGTTTTTCCTGGCGTGGGACGTGCTCCGCCTGCGTGTGGGCGGCATCGAGATCGCGGGGTTGTTCGTGGCCGGCGTATTCGCGTGGACGTTCTCGGAATACGTCTTTCACCGCTGGGTGTACCACGTCCCGGGCCTGGCGATCACGCGCCGGGGCCACGACCGGCATCACGAGAATCCCACGGCGTACATCGCCATGCCGTTCATCGTCACGCCGATCCTGTTCGTGCCCCTGCAGCAGTTCGTGGCCACGGGCCTCGGCGTACACGGCTTCTCGGCACTGCTCGCCGGATGGTTTGCGGGGTTCGTGGGCTACAGCTTCTTCCATCACAGCCTGCACCACTACAAGCTGCCGTTCGCCTGGTACCGGCATCTCCAGTCCCAGCATCGCATCCACCACGCCATTCCGGAAGTGAACTTCGGCGTGACCATGCGATACTGGGACCGGCTGTTCGGGACGGCGTTCTCGAAGCAGGCGTAG
- a CDS encoding GntR family transcriptional regulator, with protein sequence MEALNRESPMPLWAQLEALLRARIASGEFADRFPTDAELVRSYGVSRHTARAAIARLQADGLVERERGRGSRLPVAAELEQSIAPFYSLAASISGKGMAEHSLVQRQALERNGEAASRLGLAPGTGLVHIQRIRFAGDEPLALDDSWIVADAGDALLRADLGRGSLYELLAGLANVRVTGGTERIRAALPGAPVRKLLALPRGEAILVVERVAFAGDRPVEYRHSEVRGDRFAFVANWSRLPPAL encoded by the coding sequence ATGGAAGCGCTGAACCGCGAGAGTCCGATGCCGTTGTGGGCGCAGCTGGAAGCCCTGCTGCGTGCCCGCATCGCCTCGGGCGAGTTCGCGGATCGCTTTCCCACCGATGCCGAACTGGTCCGCAGCTACGGCGTGAGCCGGCACACGGCGCGCGCCGCGATCGCGCGGCTGCAGGCCGATGGGCTGGTGGAGCGGGAGCGCGGACGCGGCAGCCGGCTGCCGGTGGCCGCCGAACTCGAACAATCCATCGCGCCATTCTACAGCCTTGCCGCATCGATCAGCGGGAAGGGGATGGCCGAGCATTCCCTGGTCCAGCGCCAGGCGCTGGAGCGCAACGGGGAGGCCGCGTCACGCCTGGGCCTCGCGCCAGGCACCGGGCTGGTGCACATCCAGCGGATCCGCTTTGCGGGGGACGAGCCGCTCGCCCTGGACGATTCGTGGATCGTCGCCGATGCCGGCGATGCCCTGTTGCGGGCGGACCTTGGCCGCGGCTCGCTGTATGAACTGCTGGCCGGCCTGGCCAACGTGCGCGTCACCGGCGGGACGGAGCGGATCCGTGCCGCGCTGCCCGGCGCCCCCGTGCGCAAGTTGCTCGCGCTCCCGCGGGGCGAAGCCATCCTGGTGGTGGAGCGGGTGGCGTTTGCCGGCGACCGTCCGGTGGAGTATCGGCACAGCGAGGTGCGCGGCGATCGCTTTGCGTTCGTGGCCAACTGGAGCCGTCTGCCGCCGGCCCTCTGA
- a CDS encoding DUF1634 domain-containing protein produces MTVDDTTHGAAGPVRHEDRIAIEDVSSWVLRIGVVASVVILLVGLVLSFVHGGLTRHIMETKTFDLNFAALRQGIMTLQGFAWLELGIFVLVLTPILRVFTAMVLFAFEEHDVLYTSVTFLVLVMTLGSLLFIH; encoded by the coding sequence ATGACTGTCGACGACACGACCCACGGCGCGGCCGGTCCGGTCCGCCACGAAGATCGCATTGCCATCGAGGACGTCTCGAGCTGGGTGCTGCGGATCGGCGTGGTGGCGAGCGTGGTCATCCTGCTCGTGGGCCTGGTCCTCTCGTTCGTCCATGGCGGGCTGACGCGGCACATCATGGAGACCAAGACCTTCGACCTCAACTTCGCCGCGCTGCGCCAGGGGATCATGACCCTCCAGGGATTCGCGTGGCTCGAACTCGGCATCTTCGTGCTCGTGCTCACGCCCATCCTTCGTGTGTTCACGGCGATGGTGCTGTTCGCGTTCGAAGAGCACGACGTGCTCTACACCAGCGTCACCTTTCTCGTGCTCGTGATGACCCTGGGGTCGCTGCTGTTCATTCACTGA
- a CDS encoding sulfite exporter TauE/SafE family protein, producing MTGEMSAFTFLVEVFGASIAGGVLGSIAGIGGGVIIVPVLTVFLGMDIRYAIGASIVSVIATSSGAGAVYVRDRITNIRIAMFLEVFTALGAIIGAALLAPYIPVNWLSILFGITLLTSLIPIFRKFGEELPEGVVDDAMARRLRLDGSYFDKRLNREVTYHVTGIPLASGYMFVAGIVSGLLGIGAGVVKVLAHEIAMKVPSKVSTATSNFMIGVTAAAASGVYLNRGLVLPFVVAPVATGVLVGAFAGTKLMERMSNNHIRLVFAVALALIGGQMLVRGLGVL from the coding sequence ATGACTGGCGAGATGTCTGCGTTCACCTTTCTCGTGGAAGTGTTCGGGGCCTCCATCGCCGGCGGGGTTCTCGGGTCCATCGCCGGCATCGGCGGCGGCGTGATCATCGTCCCGGTGCTCACCGTGTTCCTGGGGATGGACATCCGGTATGCCATCGGCGCCAGCATCGTTTCGGTGATCGCCACCTCGAGCGGCGCCGGCGCCGTGTACGTCAGGGACCGCATCACCAACATCCGCATTGCCATGTTCCTGGAGGTGTTCACCGCACTGGGGGCGATCATCGGCGCCGCGCTCCTCGCCCCCTACATCCCGGTGAACTGGCTCTCCATCCTGTTCGGCATCACTCTCCTGACCTCGCTCATCCCGATCTTTCGCAAGTTCGGCGAGGAACTGCCCGAGGGCGTCGTGGATGATGCCATGGCCCGCCGGCTCCGCCTCGACGGCTCGTACTTCGACAAGCGCCTCAATCGCGAGGTCACCTACCACGTCACGGGCATCCCGCTGGCCTCGGGCTACATGTTCGTGGCCGGCATCGTCTCCGGGCTCCTCGGCATCGGCGCCGGCGTGGTGAAGGTGCTGGCGCACGAGATCGCGATGAAAGTGCCGTCCAAGGTGTCCACCGCCACCAGCAACTTCATGATCGGCGTGACCGCGGCGGCGGCGTCCGGCGTCTATCTCAACCGCGGGCTGGTGCTTCCCTTCGTCGTCGCGCCGGTGGCCACCGGGGTCCTCGTGGGAGCGTTCGCCGGGACCAAGCTGATGGAGCGGATGTCCAACAACCACATCCGCCTGGTGTTCGCGGTGGCGCTCGCACTGATCGGGGGACAGATGCTCGTTCGCGGACTGGGGGTACTCTGA
- a CDS encoding peptide MFS transporter, whose product MTPPSGMSDGPQPGPLAGVLTDNPQPGTMPHGFFGHPRGLSTLFFTEMWERFSYYGMRAFLILYMVHVLGFDDRHAGSVYGTYTGSVWAATIFGGIIADRWLGQYKSVLIGGIIIALGHFTLAFHPLPFFYGGLALIVIGTGLLKPNVSGIVGSLYETNDARRDAGFSIFYMGINLGAAIGPFIAGYLAQEVDWHLGFACAGVGMTLGLIQYVRGRRHLQPAIDRLERQRREAAQAAAAAKRLRAAGGAQAASAEPVFWGFTKVEWKRLAAMAVFFAFAAVFWGAYEQAGSTLNLFGDRYTRTVILGYSFPSSWFVSVQAIFVILLAPAFAWLWMRLGKHEPSTPAKFAAGLFFIGMSFVLLLIPAYALQASPSIRVAPFWLIGCYFIQELGELSLSPVGLSVFTKLAPVKIVGLMLGVWFLADAVGNKAAGYAAGFISSAPLPELFGVIAGVCLGASVVAALMIKPVKGLMGGVH is encoded by the coding sequence ATGACGCCACCTTCCGGAATGTCCGACGGACCCCAGCCCGGCCCCCTGGCCGGCGTGCTGACCGACAACCCGCAGCCGGGCACCATGCCGCACGGGTTCTTCGGCCATCCACGCGGCCTCTCGACCCTGTTCTTCACGGAGATGTGGGAGCGCTTCAGCTACTACGGCATGCGCGCGTTCCTCATTCTCTACATGGTGCACGTGCTCGGCTTCGACGACCGTCACGCCGGCTCGGTGTACGGCACGTACACGGGGAGCGTCTGGGCGGCCACGATCTTCGGCGGCATCATCGCCGACCGGTGGCTGGGGCAGTACAAGAGCGTGCTCATCGGCGGCATCATCATCGCGCTCGGGCACTTCACGCTGGCGTTCCACCCGCTGCCGTTCTTCTATGGCGGGCTGGCGCTGATCGTCATCGGCACGGGGCTCCTCAAGCCCAACGTGAGCGGCATCGTCGGGTCGCTGTACGAGACCAACGACGCGCGTCGCGACGCCGGCTTCTCGATCTTCTACATGGGCATCAACCTCGGGGCCGCCATCGGTCCGTTCATCGCCGGCTACCTGGCCCAGGAGGTGGATTGGCATCTCGGGTTCGCCTGCGCCGGCGTGGGGATGACGTTGGGCCTCATTCAGTACGTGCGCGGCCGGCGGCATCTGCAGCCGGCCATCGACCGGCTCGAGCGACAGCGGCGTGAGGCGGCCCAGGCGGCCGCGGCGGCCAAACGCCTGCGGGCGGCAGGCGGCGCGCAGGCCGCGTCGGCGGAGCCGGTGTTCTGGGGATTCACCAAGGTGGAGTGGAAGCGGCTGGCCGCGATGGCGGTGTTCTTCGCGTTCGCGGCCGTGTTCTGGGGCGCCTACGAGCAGGCGGGCTCCACCCTGAACCTGTTCGGCGACCGCTACACCCGCACGGTGATCCTGGGCTACAGCTTCCCGTCCAGCTGGTTCGTATCGGTCCAGGCGATTTTCGTGATCCTGCTCGCGCCGGCGTTCGCGTGGCTCTGGATGCGGCTCGGGAAGCACGAGCCGTCCACGCCCGCCAAATTCGCGGCCGGCCTGTTCTTCATCGGGATGTCGTTCGTGCTGCTGCTCATCCCGGCGTACGCGCTGCAGGCCTCGCCGAGTATTCGCGTGGCCCCGTTCTGGCTCATCGGCTGCTATTTCATCCAGGAGTTGGGCGAGTTGTCGTTGTCGCCGGTGGGACTCTCGGTGTTCACCAAGCTCGCGCCGGTGAAGATCGTGGGCCTGATGCTCGGCGTGTGGTTCCTGGCCGACGCGGTGGGGAACAAGGCGGCGGGGTACGCGGCGGGGTTCATCTCGTCCGCGCCGCTCCCCGAGTTGTTCGGCGTGATCGCGGGCGTGTGTCTGGGCGCGTCGGTCGTCGCGGCGCTGATGATCAAGCCCGTGAAGGGGCTGATGGGCGGGGTGCACTGA